Below is a genomic region from Citrobacter europaeus.
TGGCGCGCCAACGGAGGCCTGACCGTATACTTTCGCCAGGTGGCGATTGACCACGTCCGGATTGTCCGCAACCAGGAACTGCCCGCCCACCGGGAATCCGGCATAGCCTTTCGCTTCCGGAATGTCGGTTTCCTGCAACAGCTTCAGCGCAGCGCCACCGGCACCGATAAAGACAAACTTCGCCTTGATATCGTGTTCCGTTTCGTTATTTTTCAGATCGGCGACCGTAACCGTCCAGCTATTATCGGCATTACGCTTAAAGCCACGCACTTCGGTACTCAGTTGCAGCGCAAAGTTGGGCTTTTTCTGCAACGAAGCAATCAGCTGGCGCGTGATTTCGCCGTAGTTTACGTCAGTACCAATCTCGGTACGCGTTGCCGCGACTTTCTGCTGCGGATCGCGGCCTTCCATGACCAGCGGCGCCCACTCTTTAATCTGCGCATGATCTTCGGAATAACGCATACCGCGGAATAACGTGCTCTGCTGCAGTGCGGCGTAACGTGCGCGCAGGAAGTTCACGTTCTCGTCACCCCAGACAAAACTCATGTGTGGGACGGTGGTGATAAATGAGTGTGGTTCATGCATCACGCCATTATTGACCTGATAGGCCCAGAACTGGCGGGAAATCTGGAAGGCTTCGTTGATTTCGACTGCCTTTTCAATGCTGATGCTACCGTCGGCCTTTTTAGGCGTGTAGTTCAGCTCCATCAGTGCGGAGTGGCCGGTTCCGGCGTTATTCCAGCCGTTTGAGCTTTCCTGCGCTACACCATCCAGTCGCTCTACCATGGTCATTGACCATTGCGGCTCCAGCTCCTGTAAATAGGTTCCCAGCGTGGCGCTCATGATGCCGCCGCCAATCAACAGTACATCCGTTTCCTGCTCTTGCGCCGCTTTCGCTTTTGCTGCCATCGAGACAACGTTCAGCCCTACAGCCATGGTGAAGAGCATGGCAGTCACTTTTTTCATAATGTTAATGCCTTACTTTTAGTATCGCTTTTTTGCTTTTAATGCAGGTGAAAATCGAGCGGCATCAACGGTAACACTTAAGTAAAAATAATTAAATATTGTTTATAAATTATATTTAATTTTTAAAAATGTTATTAATACGTTGATAGTTTATACGGTTATTGACAATCATTTCTGGAAACCAGTCCGTCAGACAGGTACTATGCTGCGCTTTGCTATTCACCGCACGGATGCCTGTCGGTCTGCTGTATCAGGCCATTTTTGACCTGAGTGTAACTATGTCTGCAAATCATCCTTCCTCTGTCGCTGTCGCGGAACACACGACCCGTGCCGTCCTGCGCCAACCCCGTCTGCTGGTTCGCGAAACGCTGGCCGGTGTGGTAACCGCCCTGGCGCTGATCCCGGAAGTGATCTCTTTTTCCGTTATCGCCGGCGTCGATCCTAAAGTCAGCCTGATAGCCTCGGTCGTACTGTGCCTGGCGATGTCATTTTTAGGCGGACGTCCGGCAATGGTAACCGCCGCTGCAGGATCGGTTGCGTTGGTAATAGGCCCGATGGTGCATCAATTCGGTGTGCAATATATTCTGCCTGCGGTGGTGCTGGCCGGGATGATTCAGATCCTGTTTGGCGTATTAGGAATGGCGCGTCTGATGCGATTCATCCCTACGGCCGTCATGACCGGCTTTGTGAACGCGCTGGGTATTTTAATTTTCTTTGCCCAGGTCCCGCATTTCTGGAGTAAAAGCCCGCTAATCTGGGGGCTGTTTGTCCTGACGCTGTTGATTGTGCTTTGGGTTCCGCGTTTTATTAAAGCGATCCCCGCGCCGCTTATCGCCATTGTGCTGTTGACGGTATTTACTGTCTCCAGCGGCCAACTGTTACCGACCGTCGGTGACGAAGGTTCAATGAGCGGCGGCCTGCCGGGATTAACGCAGCTACTCGTCCCACTCAACCTGCACACGCTGGCGATTATCTGGCCCTGCGCGTTGAGCATCGCTTTTGTTGGTTTGATGGAGTCATTGTTAACCGCCCGTCTGGTGGATGACCTGACGGTTACGCCGTCGAATAAGAATCGCGAGAGCGCCGGGCTGGGGATAGCCAATATTCTGGCCGGATTTTATGGCGGTATTGCCGGGTGTGCGATGATTGGTCAAACCATCGTTAACGTTGAGATGGGTAAAGGACGCAGCCGCGTCTCAACGTTTGCCGCAGGGCTGGTATTGTTACTGCTGGTCACCGCCTTAAGCGAAGTGATGGCGAAAATCCCCATGTCGGTGCTGGCGGGGATTATGGTGATTGTGGCGGTGAAAACCTTCAGTTGGCACAGCATCCAGCCCACCACGCTGACGAAACTCCCCGTCACTGAAACCCTGGTGATGCTGGTGACCGTCGCGGCCACGGTGTCGACCGGCAACCTGGCGATTGGCGTGGTTGCCGGGGTAATGACGATGCTCATTTTGCCGCGTATCGTCAGACGCCAACGTGCGGCTACATCAGAAACAGCGTCGCCAGACCGAGAAAAATAAAGAAACCGCCGGTATCGGTGATTGCCGTAATCATGACGCTCGAGCCGACCGCCGGGTCGCGCCCGAGCTTCACCATCGTCATCGGAATAATAACGCCCATCAACGCCGCCATCAGCAGATTGAGCATCATCGCCAAAGTCATCACGGCGCCGAGCGCCATGTCATCGTACAGCCACCAGGTAATGCCGCCCATGATTCCGCCCCACACGAGGCCATTAATCAACGCTACGCCCATTTCGCGCAGGATCAAAAACGTCAGGTTTCCCGGCTGAATATTTTGTAGCGCCAGCGCGCGAACGATCATGGTGATGGTTTGATTCCCGGTGTTGCCGCCGATCCCCGCCACAATCGGCATCAGCGAGGCCAGCGCCACCAATTGCGAAATAGTATGTTCAAAGCCGTCGATCACTCGCGAAGCGATAAAGGCAGTACAGAGGTTAACGGCCAACCATGCCCAGCGGGTTTTTACCGCTTTCGTAACGGGAGCAAACACATCTTCTTCGGCGCTTAAGCCCCCCATTCGACGCAGATCGGTATCGGTTTCTTCATAAACCACATCAACGATCTCATCAATGGTTAAGCGACCCATCAGTTTACCTGAAGGGTCAACTACCGCGGCACTGACAAGGTTGTCACGTTCGAAGGTACGCGCAGCGTTTTCGGCGATATCCTCCGGAGAAAAGGTGAGCGGGTCATCTTCCATCACCTCGCTGACTTTTCGCTGCACATCATTGAGCAGAATACAGGTTAGCGTCAGTTCACCGACCAGCACTTTATTACGATCGGTCACGAAGAGTTTATCGGTGTTCTCCGGCATTTTCCCCAGCCGTCGCAGGTAGCGTTGCACCACTTCCAGCGTCACGTCCGGACGCACGGTGATGACCTCGAACTCCATGATCGCACCGACGCGGTTCTTCTCGTAGTGCAGCACCTGACGGACGCGCGCCCGCTCCTCGGCCGGTAACGTCGCCAGCAGTCGTCCCGTAAGGTTACGAGGGAGATGCTGGACCAGATAAATCTGTTCGTCGATATCAAGATATTGCAACGCATCCAGCAGCTCGCGGTCGCTCATCTCATCGATCAGATCGTCCCAGACGTTCTCTGACGCCTCAAGCAGTACGTTACCGCGCTTTTCACTTTCGACCAGTCGCCACAGGGCGTGGCGCTCTTCAGAGGGTAAGGCTTCCAGGGTATCGGCCAAATCGGGCGGCGGCAGGTGAGCTACCAGCGCCCCTACCTCAGCAATATCGTCGGCTAACGTACCGACGTCATATTGCTCAGCCAGGGTAAGCTTGCCCAACAGGGTTGAAATAATGGCTTTATCTGTGGTCAGCAGCCAGATTAGACGCGCACGCTCTTCATCACGCAGCCTGGCGCTGTTTTTGTTTGTAACGGACATTAATCATAAATCCATGATATGAAATATCATTAATCATGATGCCGATTTATGTAAATAACAATAAACAGTGCCGCCGGGTGGATAAAAAACCAGCGGCATGTGGGATCATGCCGTGCGCGCCACCGCGTCACGAGAGGCAGCATCACGCTCATCGCCCAGCAGTTCACTCAACTGTCCGTTGCGCATTTCCAGCAGGCGATCGGCATGAATAAAGTAGTGATCGTCATGACTAATGGCGAAGATGGTTTTACCCATTTCCTGCATCAGCGGTAACAGGACCTGATAAAACTCCCGGCGGAAATGAGGATCCTGATCGGCAGCCCATTCGTCCAGCAGAATGATGTCGCGCTCCTCCGCCAGGGCCAGCAGCAGCGCCACGCGTTTCTTCTGCCCTTTCGACAACTTCAGATTGAGGATACGGCCATCGCTCAGCTCCAGCTTGTGACCCATCTTCAGATGTTCCAGCCACTTCGCAACCAGCTGCGGATTAGCCTCTTTACCTTCCGGCCCCAGCAGTTTGTCGAACAGCCAGACGTCGGTAAACACGGCGGAGAACAGCTTGCGATAATCCTCCGGCTTTTCAACGGCAACGGCCTTACCATCAAGCAAAATCTTACCTGACTGCGGCTGGTATAGTCCGGTCAGTAACATCGCCAGCGTAGATTTCCCACTACCGTTACCGCCAATCAGAAAGATCAGTTCACCACGATGAATAGTCAGATTCACCGGCCCTACGGAAAATGCGTTGTCCTGATAATGGAAAACCACGTTACGCAGCTCCAGCGTTTGCCAATTAGGAAATGCGGTTGGACGCGGGAACTCTGCTTTAAAAGGTGCCAGTGCGAATTTATTCAGCTTGTTGAACGCCACCTGCGCGGTGAGCAGCGTCGGCAGTGCGCCAACGGCAGAGAGCAGCGGCGTACGCAGGAATAACAGTGTCAGAGAATAGGTCGCCGCCACGGCGGTATCCGCCCAGCCCAGACTGTTGGCCATCCAGAACACCAGGCCAATGGCGCCCAGCATCATGATGTTCGACCAGTTAACCGCGCTCAGGTGGAAAGTATCGGCACGGATAATATGATGACGGTACTCTTTGGCATCCGGGACGTACATCTGATTAAAGATATGCTCGGCGCGCTCGCGGTTGAGCGTCAGCTCTTTGCGCCCTTCCAGCACCGTCTGATAATCGTTGTACAACTTGTCTTCTGTTTCACGCAGGGTGGCCATGTGTTTATACACTCGCGCCACCAGTACAAATCCGCCCCAGATAGTGATTGCCATCCAGATTGCCGTCACCAGCAGCATTTTGGTCGACAGCATCGCCAGATACGCCGCCGACCCGACGGTCAGGATAATTCCCTGCACCAGTTCAGGCAGACGAACAAAGGCGATGGTGATATTGCGAATATCGCTGGTTAAACCGGCCAGTAACGAGGCACTACCAAGCTGTTCTATACGCTCGACGTGGGTATCCAGAATACGTTTGATAAATTCACTACGCAGTCGGTAGACAAAGTGGTGGCCAAGCGTGGTCAACGCCAGCTGAGAGCCGAGAGTGACAACCATCAATAGCAGCAGCAGGCCAAGAAACTCCGGCAGCACCATCAGCGTGGTGTCGACCGTTTCAATCAGGCGCTGGTTGATAAACGCAATCAGCCCAATTCCCAACGCGGCGCTGGCGAGGCTGAGCGCCATAACGCTGATAAATGGCCAGCGATACTGCCGCCAGACAAGAAGTAAAAGTTCCATGCACACAACCCGGACAAGTAATAACAGCCCGCAGTTTAAACATCTCTTCGCTGACAGCAATAATAATTCTTATTTTTATTCTTTTTTACCCGCCTGGCGAAACGTCAGATTGTAGCGACAGTCTCCGGTCAACGGATGATACCCCGTTTTAAGCGGCTGGATCCCATGATAAAACAACCGCGAATTACCGCCCCACACCACGACATCGCCATGTTCCAGCAGCAAACGCTTTAAGGGATCATTACGGCGCAATCCGCCAAATTGAAAGATGGCCGGCAGCCCCAGCGACACCGAGACAATCGGCGCCCGCAGGTCAGGCTCGTCTTTATCCTGATGTAAAGACAGTTTTGCCCCTGGCGTGTAGCGGTTAATCAGGCAGGCATCGGGTTGAAAATCAGCATAGCCCGCCGCCGTCGCCGCCTGTTGGCACAAGTCAGCAAATGCGTCCGGCAGCGGCGGCCAGTGCGCGCCGGTGAGTGGATCAAACGGAGAATAAAGATAGCCATGCTGATCCGTCGTCCACCCCAGACGACCACAGTTGGTCATCGCCACCGACATCGTGTAACCGCCGGGCGTCACCATCTGGCGAAAAGGCGACTGTCTGGCGACAGCCGCTATCGCCTGCAGCAAAGGGGGCGCGGAATCAAAAGCGAAACGTCGCAGAATAACCGCACCTGAAGCCAGCGGCTCCTGCCAGGGTTTAGCATCCGCAAAGAGATCGAGCATTATGTTTCCTCGCCAGTAGTTTCACGTTGCAGTAACTGCGCTTTGCGCGCAATGCCCCACCGGTAGCCCGAAAGCGCCCCGTCGCCGCGAATAACCCGGTGACACGGGATAACAATCGCCAGTTTGTTGGCCCCACAGGCACTGGCCACCGCGCGTACCGCCTTCGGTTTACCGATAGCGCTGGCCAGTTGTTGGTAGCTCATCGTTTCGCCGCATGGAATTGTGCGCAGCGCCTGCCACACCTGCTGCTGAAATGCGGTGCCCCGGATATCCAGGGGCAGCGATAGCGACGCGTCACGCGAATTGATCGCGGCGATCACTTCGCGCACGCGCTGCTGAAAATCGGCATCTGCAGGAACATCCTGCGCAGCGGGAAACAGCTCATGCAGATCCGCAACCAACGCCGTATCATCATCACCAAGTAAGATCGCACAGATACCCCGCTCGCTTTCCGCCACCAGACAACGACCCAGGGAGCAATTTGCAAGGGTATAGCGTACAGAAACGTTGTCGCCGCCTTTACGAAATTGTTTTGCGGTCATGCCTAGCGCCTGATCCGCTTGTCGGTAGTAGCTGCTGCTGTCGGGGAATCCGGCGTTGAGAATCGCCTGCGTTACCGGATCGCCTTTTGCCAGGGCATCGCGCAGACGGCGGGCACGCCAGGACTGCTGCCACGCTTTCGGGGTCATGCCTGTCGTAGCTTTGAACAAGCGATGTAAGTGATAGGGGCTCATTGCCACCTGCCGCGCCAGTTCGTCCAGCGTAAGGGGGGGTTCCTGCTCCAGCAACTGGCAGGCGCGGGCTATTTTCTCCAGCCGATGCTGCTGTGCGCTGTCTTTATCTGGCTGGCAACGTTTACAGGGACGAAAACCGGCGGCCAGCGCCTGCCTGGCATCGGCAAAGAAACTGACATTTTTGCGTAGCGCATGTTTCGCCCGACAGGACGGACGGCAGAAAATGCCGGTAGTCTGGACGGCGAAAACAAACTGGCCGTCAGCGTCGGCGTCACGAGCCAAAACGGACTGCCAGCGGTCATCATCAGTTACGCGTAAACGATTTTTCATTATGGACTCCTTTGTTAAGCATAGCGCTTAGCCTCAGTGTGTCCCCATAGGCGGATACAAAAACCCGCAATCTTGCTTTTTAATTTTTCTCGCTGACCAGAAAGCTTTTGAACTGCGGCGACATCCAGGTTTTAAACCCCTCACCCTCTTTCATAATCATATAGACCGCCAGACCTTCACGACGTACCACCTCTTTGGCCTTTTGCGGGCCGAGGACCATCAATCCGGTATCCCAGCCGTCAGCCTCCAGCGCCGTTGGGGCAATCACCGTCACGGACACCAGGTTGTGTTCAATCGGACGACCGGTTTGAGGATCGATAACATGGGAAAGGCGCTTACCATCCAGCTCATAATAGTTACGGTAGCTGCCGGAGGTACTAATGCCATGCCCGTTAATGTCGACAATCGCCTGCACCGCGTTTTCACGATCGGTAGGCTTCTGAATCGCGACTCGCCACGGATTCCCTTCTGCATTCATACCGCGGCTGTTCAGCGCGCCGCCAACGGAAACCAGATAACGGGCGATCCCTTCCTGCTCCATTAATCGTGCCAGATGATCGGCGGCATAACCTTCACCAACGGTCGAGAGATCCACATACAACTCGGGCAAATCTTTTTGCAGATAGTTCCGATGAGCCTCATTAACAACCTTCAGATGTGAAAGCCCGGTTTGCGCTTTGGCTGCGTCAATTTGCGCCTGAGTGGGAATATGCACCGGTTGCTTATCCGGGCCAAATCCCCACAGATTGACCAACGGTCCCACGGTAATATCCATGGCCCCATCGGTTTTTGCGCCAATGCGCAGCGCCGAAGTCACGATATCTGCCATGGCATCATTAACCGGCCATGGCGACAGGCTTGTCGACAGGTTAAAGCGCATCAACGCAGAATCATTTTTATAGGTAGAGAGAAGTTGATCGTCGGCATCCAACTGAGTCTGGATCTTCGCCTGCAGTTCCCCGACGCGTTTGGCATCTACGCCCACCGCACTGACCCGCCAGAAAGTGCCCATCGTTTTACCTTCCAGAACGGTGGCAGGTGTCGTGGTCTGAGCGGGTTTCGGGGCCTCATCGCACCCGACTAAAAAAATCGTCACAGCCAGTAACGCTGCGCGATAAAAATTCACTTCCATACGTAATTATCCTCATGCGAACGGGCGCAAGAGTACACCAAAAATCGTTGTTTGTACGACGAAAAAACGGCATTAAAAAAGGCCCCGCAGGGCCTTTTAACGACATGAGCGCAGATTAGAACTGGTAAACCAGACCCAGTGCTACGATATCATCGGTAGCAATACCTGCTGCCTGGGTAAACGCATTGTCATCCAGCAGGTTGATTTTGTAATCAACATAAGTAGACATGTTTTTGTTGAAGTAGTAAGTCGCGCCAACATCAACGTATTTCACGATATCCTGGTCACCGTAGTTGGTGAAGCCATTGCTGATGTCTTTGCCTTTTGACTGCAGGTAAGCCACGGAAGGACGCAGACCGAAATCGAACTGGTACTGTGCCACAACTTCAAAGTTCTGAGCTTTATCTGCGAAGCCATATGCAGCAGTGCGGTTGCTACCGTTAGAGGTACCGAAACGGGTTGCGTTATAGGACTGGGAGTACTGTGCGGCCAGGTAAACGTTGTTAGCGTCGTATTTCAGACCACCGGTATAAACCGTTGCACGGTCACCGTTACCGTACACGCCAAGAGCATTCTGATCAGCGGTACGTTTAGAGGTAGTGATCGCACCACCAATACCAAAGCCAGAGCCGAGATCGTAAGTCAGGGAGCCGCCGTAACCATCGCCATTCTGGGTCAGCAGGCTACGACCAGCTTCGTTTTCACCGCTTACGCTGCCATTTTTACCCTGGTACTGCAGGGCAAAGTTCAGACCATCAACCAGGCCAAAGAAATCTGTGTTACGGTAGGTCGCATAACCGTTACCACGCTGCTGCATGAAGTTGTCCGCACCGTAGGTATCACCGCCGAATTCTGGCAGGACGTCGGTCCAGGACGTTACATCATAAGTTACACCGTAGTTACGACCGTAGTCGAAAGAACCTGCATCAGCGAATTTCAGACCTGCGAATGCCACACGCGTCCAGGCGTCGTTGCTGGATTCACTCTGGTTACCTTGAATCTGGTATTCCCACTGGCCGTAACCGGTCAGTTGGTCGTTAACCTGGGTTTCGCCTTTGAAGCCGATACGCATGTAAGTCTTGTCACCATCATCACCTTTGTTGTCGGAGAAATAGTGCAGACCGTCGACTTTGCCGTACAGGTCTAATTTGTTGCCGTCTTTGTTATAAATTTCAGCCGCATTTGCTGCGCCTGCTACCAGCAGTGCTGGTACCAGGAGGGACAGTACTTTAACTTTCATGTTATTAACCCTCTGTTATATGCCTTTATTGCTTTTTTATGCCACTGCATACTGATTAAGGTCATTAACCAGTCGGCAACTTCATTCTCCGCAAAAACACAGAATAATCCAACACGAATATGATACTAAAACTTTTAAGGTGTTTCATTTATCCACATAGGTGTTTCTAAATGTTAATAAGAGGGAACTTTTTAAAATTCAAAAAACAGGAAAAATAAGCACAAATAATCAAGAATTATTGAAATTTAATTAAAAATCAGCAAGTTATAATGCAATTAGTTATAGCACTGAATGACAAAACAAAATCTTCACTCGCAACTAAAATAGACTCGCTATCATCATTAACTTTATTTATTACCGTCATTCATTCATGAATGTCTGTTTACCCCTATTTCAACCGAATGCTTCGCGTTCGGTTTTTTTTTACTCTTCTTTACACAAAACTTACCGTTCTGTGCTACCGATGAAAAACCATAACGACTATTAACTATCTCATAGAGTCGTATCCAGATATAAATCTGATTAATAATTTCTTGTTATTTAATGCTAAATGTATACATTCCGTACAAATATTTGTACTCGCTTTTATCCACTGTACACCTTTGCATCATGATGGCTGCAACAAAATGAGGGGCGGAAAAATGCGGGCCATGCGGCGTGGTGTAAGTGTGGCAATTCATACATTACCCTTTATACTGCCCCTTCATCTTTGGCGTCGTTTAACAGGTCATAAACACGAATGAGTCAGTCTGACACAACGGCTTCTACCCGATTCTCCCTGCTACCGGGAAGTATTACCCGTTTCTTCTTATTACTGATCGTTGTGCTGTTGGTGATGATGGGCGTTATGGTCCAAAGCGCCGTCAACACCTGGTTAAAGGATAAGAGCTATCAGATTGTTGATATCACCCACGCCATTCATAAAAGGGTCGATACCTGGCGATACGTGACCTGGCAAATCTATGACAATATTGCCGCCTCAGCCAGTTCGTCGGGCGCTGAAGGATTACAGGAAACGCGTCTGAAACAAGACGTCTACTATCTTGAGAAGCCGCGTAGAAAGACCGAGGCGCTGATTTTCGGCTCGCATGATAGTTCGACGCTGGAGATGACCCAACGCATCTCAAGCTATCTGGATACGCTATGGGGCGCGGAAAATGTTCCGTGGTCTATGTATTACCTGAATGGCCAGGACAATAGCCTGATCCTTATCTCAACGTTGCCGCTAAAAGATCTGACTTCCGGATTTAAAGAATCGACGATTGGTAATATTGTCGATTCACGGCGCGCGGAAATGCTACAGCAGGCCAATGCGCTGGATGAACGTGAAAGCTTCTCTTCGCTGCGCCGTCTGGCCTGGCAGAACGGGCATTACTTCACGCTACGCACGACCTTTAATCAACCAGGACATCTGGCAACGGTTGTCGCCTTTGACCTGCCGATTAATGACTTGATCCCGCCCGGCATGCCGCTGGATAGCTTTCATCTGGAACCTGACGCCACGTCCACGACCGAGCACCTTAATGAAAAAGAGTCGCCTGACAGCGTCAGCATTAATTTCAACAACAGTAAAATTGAGATCTCTTCGGCACTAAACTCAACGGATATGCGTCTGGTGTGGCAGGTTCCGTTTGGTTCATTGCTGCTCGATACATTGCAAAGCATTTTGCTACCGCTGTTGCTTAACATTGCGTTGCTGGCCCTGGCGCTGTTTGGCTATACCACCTTTCGCCACCTCCCTGCCCGTTCCACCGAAGTGGCGCCAAACCTTGCGGCCAATAATGAATTGCGCGTTCTGCGCGCGATCAACGAAGAGATTGTCTCTCTGCTGCCGCTGGGCTTGCTGGTGCACGATCAAGAAGCAAACCGCACGGTTATCAGCAATAAAATTGCCGACCACCTGCTGCCGCATTTAAATCTGCAAAACATTACCAGCATGGCGGAGCAGCATCAGGGGGTGATTCAGGCCACCATCAATAATGAACTGTATGAAATCAGGCTATTTCGCAGCCAGATCTCATCAAGAACGCAGATCTTTATTATTCGTGACCAGGATCGAGAAGTGCTGGTGAATAAAAAGCTGAAGCAAGCGCAGCGACTGTATGAGAAAAACCAGCAGGCCCGCGCCGCCTTTATGCAGAATATCGGCAGCGCACTGAAAGACCCGGCTAAAACCCTGGCCGCTAATGCCGCCGCCCTTAATAGCCCTGACAGCCAGAAACTGGCAAATCAGGCAGACGTTCTGGTGCGTATGGTAGATGAAATCCAGTTGGCCAACCTGCTGGAAAGCGACGCCTGGAAAGGGGAATCGACGCTATTTTCCGTGCAGGCGTTAATTGATGACGTGGTTCCTGAGGTTCTGCCCGCTATCAAACGTAAAGGGCTGCAACTGCTGATTAAAAATCACCTGAGCGCCCATGATGAACGCCGCGGCGACCGTGATGCCCTGCGCCGTATTTTGCTGCTGTTAATCCAATATGCGGTAACCACCACGCAAATCGGCAAAATCACGCTGGAAGTCGACCAGGATGAGTCGGAGGCTGAACGCCTGACCTTCCGCATTCTGGATACCGGAGAAGGCGTCACGTTGAATGAAGTCGATAACCTGC
It encodes:
- the mqo gene encoding malate dehydrogenase (quinone), with amino-acid sequence MKKVTAMLFTMAVGLNVVSMAAKAKAAQEQETDVLLIGGGIMSATLGTYLQELEPQWSMTMVERLDGVAQESSNGWNNAGTGHSALMELNYTPKKADGSISIEKAVEINEAFQISRQFWAYQVNNGVMHEPHSFITTVPHMSFVWGDENVNFLRARYAALQQSTLFRGMRYSEDHAQIKEWAPLVMEGRDPQQKVAATRTEIGTDVNYGEITRQLIASLQKKPNFALQLSTEVRGFKRNADNSWTVTVADLKNNETEHDIKAKFVFIGAGGAALKLLQETDIPEAKGYAGFPVGGQFLVADNPDVVNRHLAKVYGQASVGAPPMSVPHIDTRILDGKRVVLFGPFATFSTKFLKNGSLWDLLSSTTTSNFMPMVNVGLDNFDLVKYLVSQVMLSDDDRFAALQEYYPQAKKEDWRLWQAGQRVQIIKSDAEKGGVLRLGTEVVSDKEGTIAALLGASPGASTAAPIMLHLMEKVFKDKVASPEWQAKLKTIIPSYGTKLNGNVEATEQELQYTSEVLGLKYDKPQVADEAPKPQLKPQAQPQPEQKAVADIAL
- a CDS encoding SulP family inorganic anion transporter, with product MSANHPSSVAVAEHTTRAVLRQPRLLVRETLAGVVTALALIPEVISFSVIAGVDPKVSLIASVVLCLAMSFLGGRPAMVTAAAGSVALVIGPMVHQFGVQYILPAVVLAGMIQILFGVLGMARLMRFIPTAVMTGFVNALGILIFFAQVPHFWSKSPLIWGLFVLTLLIVLWVPRFIKAIPAPLIAIVLLTVFTVSSGQLLPTVGDEGSMSGGLPGLTQLLVPLNLHTLAIIWPCALSIAFVGLMESLLTARLVDDLTVTPSNKNRESAGLGIANILAGFYGGIAGCAMIGQTIVNVEMGKGRSRVSTFAAGLVLLLLVTALSEVMAKIPMSVLAGIMVIVAVKTFSWHSIQPTTLTKLPVTETLVMLVTVAATVSTGNLAIGVVAGVMTMLILPRIVRRQRAATSETASPDREK
- the mgtE gene encoding magnesium transporter, with product MSVTNKNSARLRDEERARLIWLLTTDKAIISTLLGKLTLAEQYDVGTLADDIAEVGALVAHLPPPDLADTLEALPSEERHALWRLVESEKRGNVLLEASENVWDDLIDEMSDRELLDALQYLDIDEQIYLVQHLPRNLTGRLLATLPAEERARVRQVLHYEKNRVGAIMEFEVITVRPDVTLEVVQRYLRRLGKMPENTDKLFVTDRNKVLVGELTLTCILLNDVQRKVSEVMEDDPLTFSPEDIAENAARTFERDNLVSAAVVDPSGKLMGRLTIDEIVDVVYEETDTDLRRMGGLSAEEDVFAPVTKAVKTRWAWLAVNLCTAFIASRVIDGFEHTISQLVALASLMPIVAGIGGNTGNQTITMIVRALALQNIQPGNLTFLILREMGVALINGLVWGGIMGGITWWLYDDMALGAVMTLAMMLNLLMAALMGVIIPMTMVKLGRDPAVGSSVMITAITDTGGFFIFLGLATLFLM
- a CDS encoding multidrug ABC transporter permease/ATP-binding protein; this encodes MELLLLVWRQYRWPFISVMALSLASAALGIGLIAFINQRLIETVDTTLMVLPEFLGLLLLLMVVTLGSQLALTTLGHHFVYRLRSEFIKRILDTHVERIEQLGSASLLAGLTSDIRNITIAFVRLPELVQGIILTVGSAAYLAMLSTKMLLVTAIWMAITIWGGFVLVARVYKHMATLRETEDKLYNDYQTVLEGRKELTLNRERAEHIFNQMYVPDAKEYRHHIIRADTFHLSAVNWSNIMMLGAIGLVFWMANSLGWADTAVAATYSLTLLFLRTPLLSAVGALPTLLTAQVAFNKLNKFALAPFKAEFPRPTAFPNWQTLELRNVVFHYQDNAFSVGPVNLTIHRGELIFLIGGNGSGKSTLAMLLTGLYQPQSGKILLDGKAVAVEKPEDYRKLFSAVFTDVWLFDKLLGPEGKEANPQLVAKWLEHLKMGHKLELSDGRILNLKLSKGQKKRVALLLALAEERDIILLDEWAADQDPHFRREFYQVLLPLMQEMGKTIFAISHDDHYFIHADRLLEMRNGQLSELLGDERDAASRDAVARTA
- the ada gene encoding bifunctional DNA-binding transcriptional regulator/O6-methylguanine-DNA methyltransferase Ada — encoded protein: MKNRLRVTDDDRWQSVLARDADADGQFVFAVQTTGIFCRPSCRAKHALRKNVSFFADARQALAAGFRPCKRCQPDKDSAQQHRLEKIARACQLLEQEPPLTLDELARQVAMSPYHLHRLFKATTGMTPKAWQQSWRARRLRDALAKGDPVTQAILNAGFPDSSSYYRQADQALGMTAKQFRKGGDNVSVRYTLANCSLGRCLVAESERGICAILLGDDDTALVADLHELFPAAQDVPADADFQQRVREVIAAINSRDASLSLPLDIRGTAFQQQVWQALRTIPCGETMSYQQLASAIGKPKAVRAVASACGANKLAIVIPCHRVIRGDGALSGYRWGIARKAQLLQRETTGEET
- the apbE gene encoding FAD:protein FMN transferase ApbE, with amino-acid sequence MEVNFYRAALLAVTIFLVGCDEAPKPAQTTTPATVLEGKTMGTFWRVSAVGVDAKRVGELQAKIQTQLDADDQLLSTYKNDSALMRFNLSTSLSPWPVNDAMADIVTSALRIGAKTDGAMDITVGPLVNLWGFGPDKQPVHIPTQAQIDAAKAQTGLSHLKVVNEAHRNYLQKDLPELYVDLSTVGEGYAADHLARLMEQEGIARYLVSVGGALNSRGMNAEGNPWRVAIQKPTDRENAVQAIVDINGHGISTSGSYRNYYELDGKRLSHVIDPQTGRPIEHNLVSVTVIAPTALEADGWDTGLMVLGPQKAKEVVRREGLAVYMIMKEGEGFKTWMSPQFKSFLVSEKN
- a CDS encoding porin OmpC, producing the protein MKVKVLSLLVPALLVAGAANAAEIYNKDGNKLDLYGKVDGLHYFSDNKGDDGDKTYMRIGFKGETQVNDQLTGYGQWEYQIQGNQSESSNDAWTRVAFAGLKFADAGSFDYGRNYGVTYDVTSWTDVLPEFGGDTYGADNFMQQRGNGYATYRNTDFFGLVDGLNFALQYQGKNGSVSGENEAGRSLLTQNGDGYGGSLTYDLGSGFGIGGAITTSKRTADQNALGVYGNGDRATVYTGGLKYDANNVYLAAQYSQSYNATRFGTSNGSNRTAAYGFADKAQNFEVVAQYQFDFGLRPSVAYLQSKGKDISNGFTNYGDQDIVKYVDVGATYYFNKNMSTYVDYKINLLDDNAFTQAAGIATDDIVALGLVYQF